In a single window of the Osmerus eperlanus chromosome 4, fOsmEpe2.1, whole genome shotgun sequence genome:
- the cdk16 gene encoding cyclin-dependent kinase 16 isoform X3: MDRMRKIKRQLSLTLRGGSTGDKNLSDSIGSQDATSHSDSEIVHEDVKMGSDGESDQVSATSSEEVHSPVRVRMRDKPGRKISTEDINKRLSLPADIRLPDGYLEKFSLNSPLFDKPLSRRLRRVSLSEIGFGKLETYVKLDKLGEGTYATVYKGRSKLTDNLVALKEIRLEHEEGAPCTAIREVSLLKDLKHANIVTLHDIIHTQKSLTLVFEYLDKDLKQYLDDCGNSIHIHNVKLFLFQLLRGLNYCHRRKVLHRDLKPQNLLINERGELKLADFGLARAKSIPTKTYSNEVVTLWYRPPDILLGSTDYSTHIDMWGVGCIFYEMSTGRPLFPGSTVEEELHFIFKLLGTPTEETWPGITSNEDFISYNYPCYRADRLHNHTPRLDSEGVELLSKLLQFEGKKRISAEESMRHLYFHSLGERVLTLPDSTSIFALQDIQLEKEAGIRTSSLSDSELLQRCLRFRHTLGRFCSPPPLPRRL; this comes from the exons ATGGATCGAATGAGAAAGATCAAGAggcagctctctctcactctcagggGGGGCAGCACTGGGGACAAGAACCTCAGCGACTCCATAGGCTCTCAGGATGCCACCTCCCACAGCGACTCAG agatcgtCCATGAGGATGTGAAGATGGGCTCTGATGGTGAGAGTGACCAGGTGTCGGCTACCTCCTCGGAGGAGGTCCACAGTCCTGTCAGGGTCCGCATGAGGGACAAACCTGGACGCAAGATCtctacagag GATATAAACAAGCGCCTGTCTCTGCCAGCGGACATCCGTCTGCCAGATGGCTACCTGGAGAAGTTCAGCCTCAACAGCCCCTTGTTTGATAAACCACtgagccgaagactgagacgAGTCTCTCTG TCCGAGATCGGCTTTGGGAAGCTGGAAACCTACGTGAAGCTTGACAAGCTAGGCGAG gGGACGTATGCTACGGTGTACAAGGGCCGCAGCAAGCTGACGGACAACCTGGTGGCCCTGAAGGAGATCAGACTGGAGCACGAGGAGGGAGCGCCCTGCACCGCCATAAGAGAAG TGTCTCTGCTGAAGGATCTCAAACACGCCAACATAGTCACCCTGCATGACATCATTCACACTCAGAAGTCGCTCACGCTGGTCTTTGAGTACTTG GATAAGGACCTGAAGCAATACCTGGACGACTGTGGCAACTCCATCCACATCCACAATGTGAAA CTCTTCCTGTTCCAACTGTTGAGAGGTCTGAACTACTGCCATCGCCGGAAGGTCCTCCACCGCGACCTCAAGCCTCAGAACCTGCTCATCAACGAGCGTGGCGAGCTCAAACTGGCTGACTTTG GTCTGGCCCGGGCCAAGTCCATTCCCACCAAGACGTACTCCAACGAGGTGGTGACTCTGTGGTACCGCCCCCCTGACATCCTGCTGGGCAGCACTGACTACTCCACACACATTGACAtgtg gggGGTGGGCTGTATCTTCTATGAGATGTCTACAGGACGTCCTCTCTTCCCCGGCTCCacagtggaggaggagctgcacTTTATCTTCAAACTGcttg gAACTCCTACAGAGGAGACCTGGCCTGGTATCACCTCCAACGAGGACTTCATCTCCTACAACTACCCTTGTTACCGTGCCGACCGTCTGCACAACCACACCCCAAG ACTGGACAGTGAAGGAGTGGAGCTGCTGTCTAAGCTGCTGCAG TTTGAAGGGAAGAAGCGCATCTCAGCGGAGGAGTCCATGAGACACCTGTACTTCCacagcctgggagagagagtccTCACACTGCCTGATA GTACATCAATATTTGCACTTCAAGACATTcagctggagaaggaggctgGAATCAGAACCAGCTCCTTATCTGACTCTG AACTGTTACAGCGATGCCTAAGGTTCCGCCACACCTTAGGTAGATtctgttcacctcctcctcttcccaggAGGCTGTGA
- the tsr2 gene encoding pre-rRNA-processing protein TSR2 homolog, whose protein sequence is MEAHSSTREVFTEAVRAVLETWPVLQIAVDNGFGGVYGQDKADWMVDVVQQYFHDNANLQQYEVEDFIADLMNNEFDTVVDDGSLPQIAERISEQFLRCQQGKLAEVREQTAKLVERKVIKRATTVTAAPTPGEEEGSEDETEAMECEGASSSSVTLATAPARKPDPPAPEEEDDGWTVVRKKK, encoded by the exons ATGGAAGCGCACAGTTCTACACGTGAAGTGTTCACTGAGGCAGTACGAGCTGTATTAGAAACATGGCCTGTTTTACAG ATAGCCGTAGACAACGGTTTTGGAGGTGTGTACGGCCAAGATAAGGCAGACTGGATGGTGGATGTGGTTCAACAATATTTCCATGACAACG CTAATCTTCAGCAGTATGAGGTGGAGGACTTTATTGCTGACCTGATGAACAACGAGTTTGACACAGTGGTCGATGATGGCAGTTTACCACAG ATAGCTGAGCGTATCTCCGAGCAGTTCCTGCGGTGTCAGCAGGGGAAGCTGGCAGAGGTCAGGGAGCAGACAGCCAAGCTAGTGGAGAGGAAGGTTATCAAGAGGGCTACTACGGTCACGGCTGCTCCTACGCCTGGTGAGGAGGAAGGCAGTGAAGATGAGACAGAG GCGATGGAGTGCGAGGGAGCGTCGTCAAGTTCGGTCACCCTAGCAACAGCCCCTGCCAGGAAGccagacccccctgccccagaggaagaggatgatggaTGGACGGTGGTACGCAAGAagaagtga
- the cdk16 gene encoding cyclin-dependent kinase 16 isoform X2, translating to MDRMRKIKRQLSLTLRGGSTGDKNLSDSIGSQDATSHSDSEAMPGRVRGGSGPGSSVRGSSGRAGGSLSMHSLLQSYSSHLRRPRSLGRSLSSYLNHTTRLEIVHEDVKMGSDGESDQVSATSSEEVHSPVRVRMRDKPGRKISTEDINKRLSLPADIRLPDGYLEKFSLNSPLFDKPLSRRLRRVSLSEIGFGKLETYVKLDKLGEGTYATVYKGRSKLTDNLVALKEIRLEHEEGAPCTAIREVSLLKDLKHANIVTLHDIIHTQKSLTLVFEYLDKDLKQYLDDCGNSIHIHNVKLFLFQLLRGLNYCHRRKVLHRDLKPQNLLINERGELKLADFGLARAKSIPTKTYSNEVVTLWYRPPDILLGSTDYSTHIDMWGVGCIFYEMSTGRPLFPGSTVEEELHFIFKLLGTPTEETWPGITSNEDFISYNYPCYRADRLHNHTPRLDSEGVELLSKLLQFEGKKRISAEESMRHLYFHSLGERVLTLPDSTSIFALQDIQLEKEAGIRTSSLSDSVNSISRRQSLLF from the exons ATGGATCGAATGAGAAAGATCAAGAggcagctctctctcactctcagggGGGGCAGCACTGGGGACAAGAACCTCAGCGACTCCATAGGCTCTCAGGATGCCACCTCCCACAGCGACTCAG aggccATGCCGGGGCGTGTCCGGGGGGGCAGTGGCCCTGGTAGCAGTGTGCGGGGGTCCTCAGGGAGGGCGGGGGGCTCCCTCAGCATGCACTCCCTGCTCCAGTCCTACAGCTCCCACCTGCGCCGACCACGCAGCCTGGGGCGGAGCCTCAGCTCCTATCTCAACCACACCACACGTCTCG agatcgtCCATGAGGATGTGAAGATGGGCTCTGATGGTGAGAGTGACCAGGTGTCGGCTACCTCCTCGGAGGAGGTCCACAGTCCTGTCAGGGTCCGCATGAGGGACAAACCTGGACGCAAGATCtctacagag GATATAAACAAGCGCCTGTCTCTGCCAGCGGACATCCGTCTGCCAGATGGCTACCTGGAGAAGTTCAGCCTCAACAGCCCCTTGTTTGATAAACCACtgagccgaagactgagacgAGTCTCTCTG TCCGAGATCGGCTTTGGGAAGCTGGAAACCTACGTGAAGCTTGACAAGCTAGGCGAG gGGACGTATGCTACGGTGTACAAGGGCCGCAGCAAGCTGACGGACAACCTGGTGGCCCTGAAGGAGATCAGACTGGAGCACGAGGAGGGAGCGCCCTGCACCGCCATAAGAGAAG TGTCTCTGCTGAAGGATCTCAAACACGCCAACATAGTCACCCTGCATGACATCATTCACACTCAGAAGTCGCTCACGCTGGTCTTTGAGTACTTG GATAAGGACCTGAAGCAATACCTGGACGACTGTGGCAACTCCATCCACATCCACAATGTGAAA CTCTTCCTGTTCCAACTGTTGAGAGGTCTGAACTACTGCCATCGCCGGAAGGTCCTCCACCGCGACCTCAAGCCTCAGAACCTGCTCATCAACGAGCGTGGCGAGCTCAAACTGGCTGACTTTG GTCTGGCCCGGGCCAAGTCCATTCCCACCAAGACGTACTCCAACGAGGTGGTGACTCTGTGGTACCGCCCCCCTGACATCCTGCTGGGCAGCACTGACTACTCCACACACATTGACAtgtg gggGGTGGGCTGTATCTTCTATGAGATGTCTACAGGACGTCCTCTCTTCCCCGGCTCCacagtggaggaggagctgcacTTTATCTTCAAACTGcttg gAACTCCTACAGAGGAGACCTGGCCTGGTATCACCTCCAACGAGGACTTCATCTCCTACAACTACCCTTGTTACCGTGCCGACCGTCTGCACAACCACACCCCAAG ACTGGACAGTGAAGGAGTGGAGCTGCTGTCTAAGCTGCTGCAG TTTGAAGGGAAGAAGCGCATCTCAGCGGAGGAGTCCATGAGACACCTGTACTTCCacagcctgggagagagagtccTCACACTGCCTGATA GTACATCAATATTTGCACTTCAAGACATTcagctggagaaggaggctgGAATCAGAACCAGCTCCTTATCTGACTCTG tgAACAGTATATCTCGACGCCAGAGCCTGCTCTTCTAA
- the cdk16 gene encoding cyclin-dependent kinase 16 isoform X1, which translates to MDRMRKIKRQLSLTLRGGSTGDKNLSDSIGSQDATSHSDSEAMPGRVRGGSGPGSSVRGSSGRAGGSLSMHSLLQSYSSHLRRPRSLGRSLSSYLNHTTRLEIVHEDVKMGSDGESDQVSATSSEEVHSPVRVRMRDKPGRKISTEDINKRLSLPADIRLPDGYLEKFSLNSPLFDKPLSRRLRRVSLSEIGFGKLETYVKLDKLGEGTYATVYKGRSKLTDNLVALKEIRLEHEEGAPCTAIREVSLLKDLKHANIVTLHDIIHTQKSLTLVFEYLDKDLKQYLDDCGNSIHIHNVKLFLFQLLRGLNYCHRRKVLHRDLKPQNLLINERGELKLADFGLARAKSIPTKTYSNEVVTLWYRPPDILLGSTDYSTHIDMWGVGCIFYEMSTGRPLFPGSTVEEELHFIFKLLGTPTEETWPGITSNEDFISYNYPCYRADRLHNHTPRLDSEGVELLSKLLQFEGKKRISAEESMRHLYFHSLGERVLTLPDSTSIFALQDIQLEKEAGIRTSSLSDSELLQRCLRFRHTLGRFCSPPPLPRRL; encoded by the exons ATGGATCGAATGAGAAAGATCAAGAggcagctctctctcactctcagggGGGGCAGCACTGGGGACAAGAACCTCAGCGACTCCATAGGCTCTCAGGATGCCACCTCCCACAGCGACTCAG aggccATGCCGGGGCGTGTCCGGGGGGGCAGTGGCCCTGGTAGCAGTGTGCGGGGGTCCTCAGGGAGGGCGGGGGGCTCCCTCAGCATGCACTCCCTGCTCCAGTCCTACAGCTCCCACCTGCGCCGACCACGCAGCCTGGGGCGGAGCCTCAGCTCCTATCTCAACCACACCACACGTCTCG agatcgtCCATGAGGATGTGAAGATGGGCTCTGATGGTGAGAGTGACCAGGTGTCGGCTACCTCCTCGGAGGAGGTCCACAGTCCTGTCAGGGTCCGCATGAGGGACAAACCTGGACGCAAGATCtctacagag GATATAAACAAGCGCCTGTCTCTGCCAGCGGACATCCGTCTGCCAGATGGCTACCTGGAGAAGTTCAGCCTCAACAGCCCCTTGTTTGATAAACCACtgagccgaagactgagacgAGTCTCTCTG TCCGAGATCGGCTTTGGGAAGCTGGAAACCTACGTGAAGCTTGACAAGCTAGGCGAG gGGACGTATGCTACGGTGTACAAGGGCCGCAGCAAGCTGACGGACAACCTGGTGGCCCTGAAGGAGATCAGACTGGAGCACGAGGAGGGAGCGCCCTGCACCGCCATAAGAGAAG TGTCTCTGCTGAAGGATCTCAAACACGCCAACATAGTCACCCTGCATGACATCATTCACACTCAGAAGTCGCTCACGCTGGTCTTTGAGTACTTG GATAAGGACCTGAAGCAATACCTGGACGACTGTGGCAACTCCATCCACATCCACAATGTGAAA CTCTTCCTGTTCCAACTGTTGAGAGGTCTGAACTACTGCCATCGCCGGAAGGTCCTCCACCGCGACCTCAAGCCTCAGAACCTGCTCATCAACGAGCGTGGCGAGCTCAAACTGGCTGACTTTG GTCTGGCCCGGGCCAAGTCCATTCCCACCAAGACGTACTCCAACGAGGTGGTGACTCTGTGGTACCGCCCCCCTGACATCCTGCTGGGCAGCACTGACTACTCCACACACATTGACAtgtg gggGGTGGGCTGTATCTTCTATGAGATGTCTACAGGACGTCCTCTCTTCCCCGGCTCCacagtggaggaggagctgcacTTTATCTTCAAACTGcttg gAACTCCTACAGAGGAGACCTGGCCTGGTATCACCTCCAACGAGGACTTCATCTCCTACAACTACCCTTGTTACCGTGCCGACCGTCTGCACAACCACACCCCAAG ACTGGACAGTGAAGGAGTGGAGCTGCTGTCTAAGCTGCTGCAG TTTGAAGGGAAGAAGCGCATCTCAGCGGAGGAGTCCATGAGACACCTGTACTTCCacagcctgggagagagagtccTCACACTGCCTGATA GTACATCAATATTTGCACTTCAAGACATTcagctggagaaggaggctgGAATCAGAACCAGCTCCTTATCTGACTCTG AACTGTTACAGCGATGCCTAAGGTTCCGCCACACCTTAGGTAGATtctgttcacctcctcctcttcccaggAGGCTGTGA